One window of Vespula pensylvanica isolate Volc-1 chromosome 13, ASM1446617v1, whole genome shotgun sequence genomic DNA carries:
- the LOC122633904 gene encoding vacuolar protein-sorting-associated protein 36: MNRFEYANPRLLPNELNVRRDFGVRLYDGDVKTQFEGGQLYITTHRALWGRPDDIPRGNTCLSLPLRYVVFHEEESPGPFSFRRNNKVILHLSEPSPDKMPGPAENSAFNYIKLSFKEGLDSNFIIELRDVLRKRTWESDPPIPYQLTDMNIQSLRVTPKPLPVIKPRTGIIGIERSLQEQQKATDESISKAFQDLKKLMEMAKDMVTISKTISAKIRERQGDITEDETVRFKSYLMSLGIDDPVTRDAYKSSNEYFKQLAMQLALILEEPIKEVGGMMTLTDVYCRVNRARGLELLSPEDLLNASRQLVSLSLPIVLRVFDSGVMVLQIRSHDDLAVADSIADLLQERGSITAEELARSEGISVLLARERLLVTEKHGRACRDDTIEALRFYPNLFLEENA, encoded by the exons atgAATAGGTTTGAATATGCCAATCCTCGGCTTCTACCCAATGAACTGAACGTCAGACGAGATTTTGGTGTACGTTTGTATGATGGAGACGTTAAG ACACAATTTGAAGGTGGACAATTGTATATTACGACTCACCGAGCACTTTGGGGAAGACCAGACGATATACCACGAGGTAACACTTGCCTCTCGTTACCTTTAAGATATGTAGTTTTTCACGAAGAGGAATCTCCAGGTCCATTTTCTTTTAGACGTAACAATAAAGTTATTTTACATCTCTCTGAACCGTCTCCTG ATAAAATGCCTGGACCAGCAGAGAACAGTgcctttaattatattaaattatcattcaAAGAAGGTCTGgattcaaattttataatagaattaagAGATGTACTTAGAAAAAGAACCTGGGAATCGGATCCTCCTATTCCTTATCAATTAACCGATATGAATATTCAAAGTTTGCGCGTTACACCTAAACCACTACCAGTGATAAAACCACGAACGGGTATCATAGGTATTGAAAGAAGTCTGCAAGAACAACAAAAGGCAACGGATGAGAGTATTTCTAAGGCATTCCAAGATCTTAAGAAGCTTATGGAAATGGCTAAAGATATGGTGACCATATCTAAAACCATCTCTGCAAAAATAAGG GAGAGACAAGGAGACATCACGGAGGATGAGACTGTTAGATTTAAGTCTTATTTGATGAGTCTAGGTATCGATGATCCTGTAACGAGAGATGCTTACAAAAGTagtaatgaatattttaaacaattagCTATGCAACTTGCACTTATTCTAGAAGAACCAATCAAG GAAGTAGGTGGAATGATGACACTGACCGATGTTTATTGTCGTGTTAATCGAGCTAGAGGATTGGAACTTTTATCTCCGGAAGATTTATTAAACGCTAGCAGACAATTAGTATCTCTGAGCTTACCTATAGTGCTAAGGGTCTTTGACAGTGGCGTTATGGTTCTTCAAATTCGATCTCACGATGATCTTGCAGTTGCAGATTCTATAGCAGattta TTACAGGAAAGAGGTTCGATAACTGCGGAGGAACTTGCACGATCTGAAGGAATATCTGTATTATTAGCACGAGAAAGATTATTAGTTACTGAAAAACATGGAAGAGCTTGCAGGGACGATACGATAGAAGCATTAAGATTTTATCCAAACttatttttagaagaaaaCGCGTAA